Part of the Sciurus carolinensis chromosome 7, mSciCar1.2, whole genome shotgun sequence genome, aatagcaggATCTTAATTACAGAATAAGAACTAAATTCTCTaaacataattttacatattatatacctATGTGGGATTACAGAGTGAAAAAATTAAGGGATGTTTATTAGGTGCTTCAACTGGGTAATCTCAAGGGGGCAGAGGCTGATCcctatggaaaaaaatggaagggcACCAGGTAAAATAGGAAAAGTAATTGACTCAGTCCAACAAGAGTAATGTGTAATATTTTAAGACTCCCAACTAATAACAGTGCTCGTTTCTGAAATTGAAAGTAGGCACAATGGTGGAGTTAGTCACAGGAGGAAGATGCTCAAAATGTTGCCTTCCTTTCCCACAAGTTCTTAAaccataatttaaataaaaagaattaatgtgTTAAACAGGAAACTTAAATGAAACTTATTGTAAGAGTTTCAGAAATAGTAAAGATAGTAAATGTCTGGAAAAAGAATCTGCagagtttaataataataatagtgacaaCAACGGCCATAATAATTATGATGATAATTTCGTGTTTGTACTCATTGTCTTCACCAATACTGCAAAAGTAGctgcacttttattttcattctgttgatgagGATCTAGTTATGTTGCTGTAAGAGAAATTCTAACATAGCCAAAAAGACTGGAGATGATGGCTCATGTTCAGGGGAAATAAGGGTGGTGTGGGGAGAACCAAATTCTACTAAAATTGCAAAGAGTTTTCCATAGACTGACAATTTTAGAGCAATAAATAGTAAGATAACTTGATATGAGAAGTACCTTAAACAATCAAAGGTAACAATGGAATATCCTTGCAAAAATCAAAATTAGGAGTGATTCACTTAATTTCCTGATGCTGCAATTAAcaaaaaggaattattttgttACAAAGACGAAAGGGTTCTTTTGAGGCTGCCTTTCAAAAAACCTCCAGTAGAAAAATCTGCCACTTTTATGGTCACAGAGTCTTGTAAAATTATCTTAATGATTCATTTTGCTATGTCTGTTGGTGGTATAAATGCAATTGATTCTTTAAGGTTCAGGAATATCTTTTTTCAGTGATCTTGAAAAACTCCTTTAATATTCCAACAGTTTATCGGCAGGATCTTTAGCATTTTCAAcctacagaatcatgtcattaacAAAAAATGACAACTATGCTTCTTTCCATCTCTTATGtactttattctgtattttatttttcttgtcttatcaCATGAGCCAGTAACATCAGTGTATTGCTGAAAGAAAGTGGTGACAGTGAGCCTCTTCATCTCCTTACGTTTCCACTTCTTATAGGTACTCTACTAGCTTAAGGGAGTTCTATTCTATCCCCAATTTGCTAcgattaaaacaaaatgaatggaggttgaattttattaaattctttgcCTAAACCTATAGAGatttgtctctaaattaaaaaaaaaagaaatttttacacTGATGAATTTTTCAAATGCTATACCACTCCTATGACAAACCTCTGGTAGTTGTAATATGTTACATGTACTATCTAATATGCTACATTTTCCATACACTACATTGTTGATAAGTGTCTGGGATCTTTATATGAATGCTTGTGAGAGATTGGTCTCTAATTTACTTTGTTGTAATGTCCTTATGAGATCTGGCATCCAAAATATGATGACCCTGTAAAAGGGTCCATGAAGTTGAATTAGTTATTTATTTCCAGAGTAATAGTATACAAGAAATAATCACAAATTCCTGGAGCTTGAGAAGGCAAATCGTTTTTTGCTTTTAAGTCCAGGGTTAGTGGGTGACTCCACTCCTCAGGTCTCCTTCCTGTGTCCATGGACAGTGCATTTGACACAATAATTTTACTGACCTTAGCTGGGGCCTCAGTAGAGAAGACTGGGACCCCTGGCTCCACCCAGCATCTGACCTCCAGCTAGCTACCCTGAACATATTCCCAAGGCAAAATCAGGGGGCGCAGAGCCTCCACCATATTCTGTGGATCAAAGCAAGTCACAGCACCAAAGCATCCTTGGGAAATAGACTTCACATGTTGATGGCAGAAGCTTCAAAGTCACATTGCAAATGGCATAGATACAGAGAAGAGTGTGGTATTGTAATCAATCTCTCACAGTTAACAGTATTTCCACACGAGAAGTAGACTTACTTGCCCCCAAATGTCTGTCCAGTCATGGGTCACTGCAGAAGCCCTCTCACGCTCACTGCAAGGAGAACTCACCCAGTGCTCTTCCTGCAGGGTGGACACGGCCCACACCACAGACCCTATGACCACCTGGCCTGTTAGCCGTGTTTTGTACAGGTGACCACTCTTCCCTTCCCAGAAACACTGTCTGCTCTTTCCTCCAGGATGACCCCTGCCCCTGAACACCCCCTAGTCACTCAGGCCCACCTTCCATTCCTCCTGTTCCCCCCACAACCCCACCCCAACCTAAACATGTGGTTGCTCCTCCCTGGGCTGGAGCCTCTGCACTGCTGGGTCCCTGCCTCCCTCGGGTCTCTGTTGGACCCACTTCCTGGGGCTCCCAGATGCCTCCAGCCCATGACCCTTCTGTCATGCTCAGAAGACCTTCGTGGATATTGCTGTAAGGTCAATTTTCCTCCTCTTCATGGGAACACAAGCTCAAAGCAGTGATGATTTATTTGTGAGTGTGTATTTGTATATTCTGCTCCAGCACCTAGAATAACGGCTGTCACCCAGCAGCGGCCAGCAAACACACATTTGCTGATGGGTTGACTGAGGAGGAAGAACTTGACCATACAATATGAAATAGGTGAATGCTGTCTTTGGGCTCCTTGCACCACCTATTGAGACAAGATGGAAAACAATCTGACGCTCTGACAAGCAGCAGTTATGAGGTTACCCTCTCACGCTCCTCATTCAGAAGGAAAGTGAGTACAAACCCCACTGCACAGAGACATGGGTGATAGTTATTTTCTGGGAGAAAGTTTAAACATCATGGCTAAGAGTTCCACAACTGTGTGCATCATTTCCAAACCTCCATCACTTTATACAAACGATTGTCTGTAAGGATGTTGTGGATTATTGAAAGAacaaatctataaagaaaaaaagcaaactattCTTCTATGCAATCCAAGAGAAGACGTAACaattagaatatatttaatgCATCCTCGATAAACTTTGTAAACTACTCTGCTCTGAGTAAAGGTGGTGCTGGTTGTGAAAACGTCCTTGAGGACCCAGTGACCTTCTCCTTGTGAGCTCTGACATCTGTTATCCCTACCGCCTCTGGTAAAAGTTCTGAAGAGTGTAAGGAAGAATCTGGGAGACATGGGCTTTGTGGAGGAAAAGTAAGGTTTTTAAGAGAATTCAGAATCCCAACATTGTGCATCTACAGAGATCACACCCTGCCTCCTGAGTACCTGCCTCACTCCTGATATCAGCCTGAAAGTGATGCATGTCGCAACAGTATCCACATGCAGTGAAAATTATGGTTACCATTAGTCTCCAGAGAATGGTTCTCAAAGGGTTTATTTACAAAGGAATagtctattttatttgtatgcCAGTAGGATACACGCCATGACGTTCTTTTTGGTAGAGGGATGGAAATGCTAAGCCAGGGGTCTACAAATTCTGAAGTCTGGCTGCACTTAAGGACCCTTAATAAGCATCATGGCTACCATACTGTTCTAATTAGAAAAACAGGGAAGAGTCAAATATATCCTCATGTTCTGCTCTTATGAAAACATCAGAATGTCCTCCATAATCAAGACAAAGCAAAAGCCCATTCTCACCACAAATCCTAGCTGATCCACATAAAACCTAATCTATCTAGACAAAATACAAGAGTTGATgttcaaaaaacaagaaaatatgcaCATTGTGTCTGGCAATGATGTTTCGAGGAAAATTTACAAGGCCTGTGGCACATTTTCTGGGACCTCTAAACTGAGTTCTTAAAATTTCGAGGAAGTGGGCTTGAGAAATTCCTAACTCCTTTGTCCAGCTCCCAGTGGTGCTGTGGCCACACTTCCAACCTGTCATCCTCATTCACTTGCAgaaattttaacatgtttttccAAGTTGTGGGATGGGATTCATCCAAATGGTAGGTCAGGTCTGAGTGTCCCTTGGATGGACATTTATTCATCTGACATGAACCATTTAAGTCAGTTTTGTTCTCCCTGGGAGATCTGCTGTTGCAGAGCTGTAGTGAAGAGACCAGGCAATGGTAAGGATTCCTGTGGTTCCCCAaacttccccttcctcctgcctttaTTGAGACTATCCCCATAGCCTGTGGGAAGGTAGAAGCTAAATGATCTTCAAGCGTTTCAAGCAAGAGACCCCTTCACCTTCTCTCAGGTAGTAATGGGAAATTCTCCCCCTAGTACAGCAGAATGTCACAATCTTGctgtgtgtattttcttcttcaagttCTGTTGCTTCATAAAGTTGAACATACATGTCACTGAGCTCAGTATAAGGAACTCAAAGTGCAGGATCCACGATTCCCTGGTGTTGGAGGTGCTAAAGTTTGATGATTGACCAACTTATTTTGACTCTCATTCAGGCATTTGGCACTACAGAGGCACTAACaaattattaaatgattttcTAGAAAAAGCACAGTACTTTTTTTGAACTACTTGTAGCTCTTTCTGTCTGTATTGAGGGTCTTCTGGGTAAGTCACTGTGATGCCACCACATGCACGGCTGGTGTTTCCCACACAGGGGTTCCTGTCGCACCCTGAGTCCAGCTGGCTGGGAGAACGCTTGACTTAGAGGAACTCGAGAGGGCACGGAGGTTGGTCCACTCGAGAGGGCACGGAGGTTGGTCCACTCCGGAGGAGCTGCATTCTCTAGACCTGGCCAGGCCATTTCCGGTCCCCTCCGTGCCTCCCGCGTATACACCGCCAGACCCCTTGGCTGGCGAGGCGCAGGGGCCTGTGGAGGGGTCCAGGACAAACCCGCGCCCCGTCTGGGCTATTGCACGGGAGCGCGCCCCTTCCCCAGTACCTTCTTCACGGCCTCTCTCACGTCCTTGTTCCTCAGGGTGTAGATCAGGGGGTTCACACTGGGCGTGACGATCGTGTAGAACAGAGTGAGGAACTTGCCCTGGTCCTGGGAGTAGGCGTTCGCGGACTGGAGGTACATGTAGATGATGGTGCCGTAGAAGAGCGAGACCACCGCCAGGTGTGCGCTGCAGGTGTTGAGGGCCTTTCTCCGCCCGGCCGCCGACCGGATGCGCAGCACGGCCCTGGCGATGTGGCCGTAGGAGGTGAGGATGAGCCCGAGCGGGGCCAGGATGATGAAGATGGCCAGGGCAAAGGCCAGCGCCTCCAGGGTCGTGGTGTCCACGCAGGCCATGCCAATGAGCGCCGGCATCTCACAGAGAAAGTGGTCCACCCTCCTGTGCCCACAGCGCGGCAGCAGCAAGGTCTGGGGTGCCATTACCAGGGAGTTGCCGAAGCCGCTCAGCCAGGCCGCCGAGGCCAGCTGCCCGCAGAGGCGCGGGTGCATGATGAGCGTGTAGTGCAGCGGCCTGCAGACGGCGGCGTAGCGGTCGTAGGCCATGACCGCCAGGAGCACGCACTCCACCCCGCCCAGGGCCAGCACGAAGAAGAGCTGGACGGCGCAGCCCACGTAGCTGATGGTCTTGTCGGGGCCCCGGAGGTTGTAGAGCATCTGCGGGACGGAGCCGGTGGTGAAGCACACGTCCAGGAAGGAGAGGTTAGCcaagaagaagtacatgggcgtgtgcagCCGGGAGTCCAGGGCGGAGAGCAGGACGATGGCCGCGTTGCCCAGGAGCGTGAGCAGATAGAAGGCCAGCGCCGCCACGAAGAGCGCCAGCTCCAGCTGCGGGCGGTCGGAGAAGCCCACCAGGATGAAGCCCTCCAGGATGAAGCCCTCAGGAGCACTCGCGTTCTGCCTCCCATCCCCCGCGACCGCTCGCCGCCTGTCGGGAGAAAGACCCAGCTGCGGTCTTTCGGGGAGGAAGACCGCACCACGCAAGGCCTGGGGCAGCGCGGGACCGCCCTCAGAGGCTGGGAGCTTGGCCAGGAGCTCCGCAAACTGCACCGCGTCCTGAAGGCGCATTGCAGGGAGCTGTGGGGTCCCCTCTCTATGGTCACAAACCAACATTTTGCATCATTCTGTTCAATTTGTCAGGTCGCAAAGAGTTACCTTAAGAAGGTGGTTATCTTACAACAATTAAACAcccaattttttctactttttttttagttataaagtATCAAATTCTCCTAGTCATCTGTAATCCTGGGTAGGATCACTGGCTTGTGTCACTGGATCAGAGAACCAGATTTGCCATCAGGTGGAATCTCATTCTAAATACTGTGTCATCCTGAGAAGACTGGCATCCGATCCAAATTCAATTTTGGGAAGAAGAGTATTACCTCATTGTTATTTTATCCCATCCACCCAGCTTGCTGTAGCAGGACCCTGGTGCCTAATCAGACAAGCTGGTAACCCACAGCTCACATCAGACTCCAcggccccctccccagcctcccccagaGCTCTGTGGTCAATTGTGCTTCATGCCATGGAGGTTTGCTGAAACTGGGGTTgcttccctgcagggaggaaaGAAAGCGATTTCCAGGACCAACCTAGTGGAACTGATGCTCCCATCTTCTGACAGCCCCTCTTATCATGCTTTATTCTCCACTCCCAGGAGTCCTGCCTTGACCATTCAATCATCTTCCTGATCCCAGAGAACAAAAAGGGTTTGTAGCTTCTCTGACACTTTATGCTTTCAGGTACTTGGCAGTGGTTTCATGTCTTAGGTGAGTGTACAGTGTAACCTCCATTAACCAAAGGCAGAGACCCAACTACtaatatttttttagtattttccaAAGGGGTTAGCAAAAAGTGATTAGGTTACTTTTATTGTAACTTTTATTAAGAAGGAACGTTTTGTATCTCTTGAGTACATTGGGGTACAAAATGGGGTTCAAATCCACTGCTCCAAGAACACTTTGCCATGATTAAAATCATGTGGCATGTGTTTCCCACGATGGCTGTAAGATCTTGTGCATTGAAACTTTGACACTGGAAATTGAAGGATTGTCAGGTCATACCTGCAGAGGCTGCAACAAGCTTCTACAGGGGTGACAGACAGGTGAATTGGCAGCTTCACAATATCTAGGTGGGTAGAGAATCCTTTGATTTGACAATTGACACACATATTGTCTGGCCAGCGTGCCAGTAAGGGCTTTCCCTTCAACTCCTGTAAATAGGAAATCCAGAAGAGTGGCATTATGTGATAATTTAGAAGGAACATACAGGTGTGTGCGAAGGAACCCGAGGGCAGATGCCAAACTGACAGCAGCCATGCCTCTGGAGAGGAAACTGGATCAAAGCCTGGGACTTACAtgctttgctttaaaaatagctggaaggaaacaaataaaaacaaaaataaaaaaaaaagtaactggaAGGAAGCATGTTGATTCTGAATGGCAgagtatatgcattttttttctttagtctttgTACATTTCtacatgttttgaaaatatgaaagaaaatagaactgTGAATTTCAAGCCACGTAAATGTTAGCATGACTAGTACTGTGTCCCCCTCATGAACTATGCACAGTTATGGTCCCCTGGCTTTTCCCTCACTCGGAACAGGAGGCTGGCGGTCTCACCCTTCAGCTGTGCTGGTCATGCTGCTGAACCAGGCTGCCAGGATACAGACCTGGCAGGCAGAGCCTGCTGCAGCCTGTGACCTCTCTCCAAGTCAAGGTGGGCAGCAGAGAGTTACACCAGACCTGCACGAAGGAAGCCAGCAGGTTGGGGACTGCAACTCGGTCTTTTGGTTTGTTCCCAAGATGTAATAAGAGTCTTACTGCTTGTAAGTTGCATGAGGTAGGAGAGTAACTGGCATGGCACAGAGGCAGACAGGAACCACACTTCTCACAAGAATGAGGAGTGCGGTCAAAATTTGCCTGCCAGATGGTGTTAATACAGAGTGCACTGGGTGCTGTCTGTCAGAACGTCACTCACAGGAGGAGGTGCAGGAGGACTGACTGACAGTGGCCACCTTGTTCTGGAGTGTTTCTGTGACGTGTATATGTGTAGTAATGACCATCAGGAACACTGCAGAATGAAgttgagttctttttctttctccgtTCACAAATCAACTGAGAATATTTGACTAGGATTGTCCTCAtgaggttggttttttttttaaattttttaatttgttctaattagttgacATGAGTTTTCATTCTGACTCAGTTTTTCTGGCAGTTAGACCACCCACTCTGCCACCGTGCTCCTCTGGGGTCCTTAACCAAGATTCCTCTGTAAGACCTGCATTTTGTCTTTCTAGGCTTTAAGAAACCCATGGCCAATTTCCTCGTGGGCcaagaatattattatttaaatggtTGGGGAAAGTGTCTCCTTGTTTGAGCCTAAAGGAGTGACTTCTAAGCACAGTGGCGTGACAAGCTCTTCACAAGGGCCACCATGTGACCTATTAGATGGTAGTGAGGCAGTTTACCACTTCTGGAATTTAAATGACCTCCATTGTTATAAAAAACAAGATGAACTGTGACTTATGGATCCTCGACCAGGTAATTTAAATCTCACAAgattttttgaaaactgaatCAAGTAAAACTCCAATATTGACTATTATCCAATTAGCTTGCAAGGAGCTATACAGGGGATTTATTGCTTCCAGTCCCAAGATTAAGGCAGGTGTGGGCACTTCAGATCTGCTCATTCTGTGCCCAGGGGACACAATGCAACTGGAAGGCCCAGGAGCCCCAGATTCTCTGCGATGGACTTTAGCATCACTGCAACAATACTCAGCATTCGTGATTGCTAAGAGTTCATTATTTAATATGCTCTGATGGGAttataattagtatttttaatttttaagatttccCAGTTCAGTAGATTCCATTAATTTCTAAACTCATTTTTTGGGGGAAGAACTCCATTAATGAGCTCAAAAATCTCTCTCCATCTTCCTCACGGAACTTATACCACAATCTCTAAGATTCCATCAAACCTATGGAAATAAAGTGCTCAGACATCTCGAGTGTAAAGTATTGGcataataaatttcattattgACTGGGCTGAAGCCCAAGGTTCTAAAGGTCAGGTCACCTGGAAGTTGAGAGGCCTGGGTCACTTTTCTCCCTTCCCAGCATGGTTAACTTACCACATTTGATTGCACCTTCAGAAATACCATGTCCACAGCTCCTTCTCTTTCTCGGGAAGTCACTCGAGAGTCCAAGTGGAATCACCAGCGTGCAGGAAAGGATAGGAGAAAGATGGCATTTAGGAAATGTAGGAGGACGGGAAAGACCAGGCTGTGCAAGACCAGCACAGGGCACTTGAGCCACCTGGTCTGCCTTGGGGCGCCTGCAGGAGCCCCACCTCCCGGGCCCAGTGCAGGAGCCAGAGGGTGCCTGTCTCTGTGCAGCACAGGGGCACTTGCAGATCAGAGGACTCAGGCTGACAGGAAGAACTTACTGTGGCACCAGAGCTGATTAGGCTGGCTGCTTCCTTCCCTGCCTCACTCTAGGGAGtagaaactttcttttcttttcaaaaattcccTTAACTAATTATCTCTAACAAGGACCGGGAGAGGGTGCAGTCTCAGGGGAGACGCAAGCTTCTCCAGGTTCACTCCAGAGAGGAGAGGGCCAGGTCTTCCTCACAGAGTGGCTTCGGTCTTGGCTGTGAGCGGCAAGTCCCAAGGCACGTCGTGGCTTCCACGCTCCGTTCAGAATGTGTCCCAAAGTCACGGAAAGAAGTCAACGTGGCCTTGTTGAGTGGCAACCTGGGCTGATGTTCCTTGACCTTTGCCACTTGAAATTGCTTCCTGTGCAGATCTACAATAAAGCTTAGCTGGAACACTGAATATTTAAGACAGATATGGAGAGAAGGAGAGtgcatttaaaaagataaagattgattttggtattttaaattaatacaaaaaattggtcaaaatattaaaataacttcatCTCAATGTGACTAATTTGGtgtaaatctttaaaattttcttaagaaaGTCCATATGACTGGTGAATGACTTTAGCTaagcattagaaaaaattaacaagttTGGATTTAAAATGTATATCAATATGCATTGC contains:
- the LOC124989434 gene encoding putative olfactory receptor 2W6 yields the protein MRLQDAVQFAELLAKLPASEGGPALPQALRGAVFLPERPQLGLSPDRRRAVAGDGRQNASAPEGFILEGFILVGFSDRPQLELALFVAALAFYLLTLLGNAAIVLLSALDSRLHTPMYFFLANLSFLDVCFTTGSVPQMLYNLRGPDKTISYVGCAVQLFFVLALGGVECVLLAVMAYDRYAAVCRPLHYTLIMHPRLCGQLASAAWLSGFGNSLVMAPQTLLLPRCGHRRVDHFLCEMPALIGMACVDTTTLEALAFALAIFIILAPLGLILTSYGHIARAVLRIRSAAGRRKALNTCSAHLAVVSLFYGTIIYMYLQSANAYSQDQGKFLTLFYTIVTPSVNPLIYTLRNKDVREAVKKVLGKGRAPVQ